In Argonema galeatum A003/A1, one DNA window encodes the following:
- a CDS encoding transglutaminase family protein: MRYQIVHTTTYIYDRAVVLNPHIIRLRSRCDSTQKLLSFFLKIDPEPIGISHITDLDGNAILQTWFGGTADYLKIEVRSEVETYRTNPFDYLLEPWALSLPIDYPASMLSQLQPYLQPQYQINVDPAVIQLAQDIGFAADNQISTFLMQLNQRIYENCQYIRRETGEPLPGGVTWNQKSGSCRDVAVLFMEACRAVGLAARFVSGYQEGDPDQKERDLHAWAEVYLPGAGWRGYDPTVGLVVSDRHIPLVASASPKYTAPISGNFLAPGNQLDMTASISIQSLA; encoded by the coding sequence ATGCGCTACCAAATCGTTCACACCACTACTTACATTTACGATCGAGCGGTCGTTTTAAATCCGCACATTATCAGGTTGCGATCGCGTTGTGATAGCACTCAGAAACTGCTTTCTTTTTTCCTGAAAATTGACCCGGAACCAATTGGTATTTCTCACATTACCGATTTAGACGGTAATGCCATACTGCAAACTTGGTTTGGTGGAACCGCAGATTATCTGAAAATCGAAGTACGCTCAGAAGTTGAAACTTATCGCACAAATCCTTTTGATTACCTACTAGAACCTTGGGCTTTAAGTCTGCCGATCGACTACCCAGCATCAATGTTATCCCAACTTCAGCCATATTTGCAACCGCAATATCAAATAAATGTAGACCCCGCAGTCATACAATTGGCTCAAGATATTGGTTTTGCAGCCGATAATCAAATCAGTACTTTTTTAATGCAACTAAATCAACGCATTTATGAGAATTGCCAATATATTAGGAGAGAAACCGGCGAACCGCTTCCTGGTGGCGTCACTTGGAACCAAAAATCAGGTTCTTGTCGCGACGTGGCAGTTTTGTTTATGGAAGCTTGTCGCGCCGTAGGTTTAGCTGCTAGATTTGTCAGCGGTTATCAAGAAGGAGATCCAGATCAAAAGGAACGAGATCTTCATGCTTGGGCGGAAGTATACTTGCCGGGAGCGGGCTGGCGAGGCTACGATCCAACTGTAGGGTTAGTAGTGAGCGATCGACATATTCCTTTAGTTGCCAGCGCATCTCCCAAGTATACCGCACCCATTTCTGGAAATTTTTTAGCTCCTGGAAACCAGTTAGATATGACAGCTAGCATATCCATTCAATCATTAGCGTAG
- a CDS encoding trifunctional serine/threonine-protein kinase/ATP-binding protein/sensor histidine kinase, which yields MVGIANYQLLEKIYEGSRTLVYRGISTTQAKPVIVKLLKAEYPSFTELVRFRNQYIITKNLNIPGVVQPLSLENYRNSFALVMADDGSIALSDYRRNEPLSLNEFFPIAIQIAQMLEGLYINRVIHKDIKPQNILIHPETKEVKLIDFSIASLLPRETQTIQNFNVLEGTLAYMSPEQTGRMNRGLDYRTDFYSLGVTFYELLTGQLPFSSNDPLEIVHSHIAKEPISPARLNPQIPPAISEITLKLMAKNAEDRYQTPQGFKADLEICYHLLQTTGKITNFITGQLDRAGQLLIPQKLYGREAEVNQLLTAFARVGHGNSETILVSGYSGIGKTSVINEVHKPIVKQRGYFIAGKFDQFKRNIPYAALIQAFGSLMQQLLTESAVKILNWKDKLLAAVGNNGQVIINVIPEVELIIGSQPEVPQLGPAEAQNRFNRVFQEFISVFPQKEHPLVIFLDDLQWADLASLNLMQLLIANAASQYLLLIGAYRDNEVSPTHPLIQSIAEIEKAGRVVNNIIVQPLDFDRVNQLIVETLDTGDRSETLAELIFNKTGGNPFFITQLLQALFQEKLLRFDLVNATWQWNLDKIQAIGIADKSVVELVASRIEKLPETTQQILKLAACIGDRFTLDVLSIVNDRPHSNTANELWPALQAGLILPLSEDYKIPLVFDQENEVNLLFDKSKVGYKFLHDRVQQAAYSLIHENEKQLTHFHIGQLLLKHTPEAQQLEKIFDLVNQLNYGVDLISEQIDRDKLAQLNLMAGCKAKAATAYATALKYLTVGRELLATDSWQTDYNLTLNLYLEATEAAYFSTDFEQMTQLAETVLKCATTLLDKMKVYEVKILASAAQTRLKESVNMGLQILQLLGVTFPERPTLADIQQGLAETSANLQQRNIEDLIALPAMTDPQKLAAMPILSSIAPSTFKTTPELYPLIVFAQVNLSIKYGNSHLSPFAYVGYGLILCGVVQDIESGYQFGKLANRLLSQLNVQELKAKISAVDCGYIRHWKDHLKLTLENLRSGYQSGLETGDLEFTAYCAFFECCHSYYMGKELEETENKMATYSQAIKQLKQQIPFYWNEMYRQSILNLLARSPNLCYLQGEACDEEQLLPILTQANDRLGLHIFYSNKLILGYLFEKYALALENANIAVQYLDGVTGMFAIPIFHFYDSLVQLALGINGVKSEQDVLLDRVIANQEKLKKWADYAPMNYLHKFHLVEAERLRVVGADFEAMEYYDLAIEGATANEYIQEEAIACELAGKFYESLHKEFIAQAYLTKAYYAYARWGAKAKVDDLETRYPQLLAPILTATKTTSKISQTLTYIKTNTVSSTSWETSVIFDLGTVLKASQNLSDEIELDKLLTTVMQVVLENAGATSGSLILPESEQWYIAATINADSRLKQPVWALLSSITVEDSQLIPEKIVNYVKHTKKTLVIDDVAAATTWTDDYYIQLHKPQSILCATLLNQGELIGILYLENCLTKAAFTRERLEVLKVLCSQAAIALKNARLYQDLQRSEAREREKAEQLAKSLQELQSAQLQLIQSEKMSVLGNLMAGLAHEINNPVGFIAGNVEQANTALQDLLEYLQLYQEKFPNPGEEITEKAEEIELEYILEDLPQMLSSMKAGTDRIREIGGSLRNFSRADTSTKVLANLHEGIDSTLMILQYRLKAKDTRPAIEVIKEYGEIPQIKCYFGQLNQVFMNILGNAIDALDEANQGRSFAEIAANPNQITIRTEVLEAETAVVIRIKDNGSGMSDEVKEQVFDHLFTTKAVGKGTGLGLSISRQIVEEKHGGKLSCISAPEEGTEFAIQIPI from the coding sequence ATGGTCGGCATAGCGAATTACCAACTACTTGAAAAAATCTACGAAGGCTCAAGAACCCTAGTCTATCGAGGAATTTCTACAACCCAAGCAAAACCCGTCATCGTCAAACTGCTCAAAGCCGAATACCCCAGCTTTACAGAACTCGTGCGGTTTCGCAATCAATACATCATTACCAAAAACCTCAACATTCCCGGAGTAGTCCAACCCCTAAGTTTGGAAAACTACCGCAACAGTTTTGCATTAGTAATGGCAGACGATGGTAGCATTGCCCTTAGTGACTACCGCCGCAACGAACCTCTCAGTCTTAATGAATTTTTCCCCATTGCGATCCAAATCGCCCAAATGTTAGAAGGACTATACATAAACCGAGTTATCCATAAAGATATTAAACCGCAAAATATCCTAATTCATCCCGAAACTAAAGAAGTTAAATTAATAGATTTCAGCATCGCTTCCCTCTTACCCAGAGAAACCCAAACTATCCAAAATTTCAACGTTCTCGAAGGCACCCTCGCCTATATGTCTCCCGAACAAACCGGAAGGATGAACCGAGGACTCGACTATCGCACTGACTTTTATTCCCTTGGCGTCACATTTTATGAACTCCTCACAGGTCAATTACCCTTTAGCAGTAACGACCCCTTAGAAATCGTACACTCTCATATTGCTAAAGAACCAATTTCTCCCGCTCGATTAAATCCCCAAATTCCACCAGCCATCTCAGAAATTACCCTCAAATTGATGGCTAAAAATGCTGAAGACCGATATCAAACACCCCAAGGATTTAAAGCAGATTTAGAAATTTGTTACCACCTATTACAGACGACAGGGAAAATTACTAATTTTATTACCGGACAATTAGACCGGGCTGGACAACTCCTAATCCCACAAAAACTTTACGGCAGAGAAGCCGAAGTTAATCAACTCCTAACTGCATTTGCTAGAGTCGGGCATGGCAACAGTGAAACGATCCTAGTATCGGGTTATTCCGGCATCGGCAAAACCTCCGTTATTAATGAAGTTCATAAACCCATAGTCAAGCAACGGGGCTATTTTATTGCCGGTAAATTTGACCAATTTAAACGCAACATTCCTTATGCCGCTTTGATTCAAGCTTTTGGATCGCTAATGCAGCAGTTACTTACAGAAAGTGCTGTAAAAATCCTAAATTGGAAAGACAAATTATTAGCAGCAGTAGGCAATAACGGTCAAGTTATTATTAATGTTATTCCCGAAGTCGAGTTAATTATTGGTTCTCAGCCAGAAGTGCCGCAATTAGGCCCAGCGGAAGCGCAAAACCGTTTTAACCGAGTTTTCCAAGAATTTATCAGCGTTTTTCCCCAAAAAGAACACCCGCTTGTCATCTTTTTAGATGACTTGCAGTGGGCAGATTTGGCTTCATTAAACTTAATGCAATTACTGATAGCCAATGCTGCTAGTCAATATCTCCTATTAATTGGAGCATATCGAGATAATGAAGTCAGTCCGACTCATCCTTTGATCCAAAGTATTGCCGAGATTGAAAAAGCAGGTAGGGTTGTTAATAATATCATCGTGCAACCTTTAGATTTCGATCGTGTCAATCAGTTGATTGTGGAAACTTTGGATACGGGCGATCGGTCCGAAACCTTAGCTGAACTAATCTTTAACAAGACCGGGGGAAATCCTTTTTTTATTACCCAACTTTTGCAAGCACTGTTTCAAGAAAAATTGCTAAGATTTGACTTGGTTAATGCTACTTGGCAGTGGAATTTAGATAAAATTCAAGCTATAGGTATCGCCGATAAGAGCGTAGTAGAATTAGTTGCAAGTAGGATTGAAAAACTGCCAGAAACAACACAACAAATATTAAAATTGGCAGCTTGCATAGGAGACAGATTCACTCTTGATGTGCTTTCTATTGTTAACGATCGGCCCCACTCAAATACAGCCAATGAATTATGGCCTGCCTTACAAGCGGGTTTAATTTTACCTTTGAGTGAAGATTATAAAATACCTCTCGTATTTGACCAAGAAAACGAAGTAAATCTACTTTTTGATAAATCAAAAGTAGGTTACAAATTTTTGCACGATCGCGTCCAACAAGCAGCATACTCATTAATCCATGAAAACGAAAAACAGCTAACTCATTTCCACATCGGTCAGCTATTGTTAAAGCATACACCAGAAGCGCAACAGTTAGAAAAAATCTTCGATCTTGTCAACCAATTAAATTATGGTGTAGATTTAATTAGCGAGCAAATCGATCGCGATAAACTAGCACAATTGAATTTAATGGCAGGTTGCAAAGCCAAAGCCGCGACGGCTTATGCGACAGCCCTAAAATATTTAACGGTAGGCAGAGAACTCCTAGCTACTGATAGCTGGCAAACTGATTATAACCTAACCTTAAACCTGTACTTAGAAGCAACAGAAGCCGCTTATTTCAGCACTGATTTTGAGCAGATGACTCAATTAGCTGAAACAGTACTGAAATGCGCGACAACGCTGTTAGATAAAATGAAAGTTTATGAAGTGAAAATTTTAGCCAGTGCAGCGCAAACTAGACTCAAAGAGTCAGTTAATATGGGACTGCAAATTTTGCAACTTTTAGGAGTAACTTTTCCTGAACGGCCAACCTTAGCGGATATTCAGCAAGGTTTAGCTGAAACATCGGCAAATTTGCAGCAAAGAAATATAGAAGATTTGATCGCTTTGCCAGCTATGACAGATCCACAAAAGTTAGCCGCAATGCCGATCTTATCAAGTATAGCTCCTTCTACATTTAAAACTACTCCTGAGTTATATCCCTTAATTGTTTTTGCACAAGTTAATTTATCAATTAAATATGGTAATAGTCATCTCTCTCCGTTTGCTTATGTTGGCTACGGACTAATTTTGTGTGGTGTCGTCCAAGATATTGAGTCGGGTTATCAATTTGGTAAATTGGCGAATCGACTGCTGTCTCAATTAAATGTTCAGGAACTAAAAGCCAAAATTTCCGCTGTAGATTGTGGATATATCAGACATTGGAAAGATCATCTTAAATTGACATTAGAAAACTTGCGGTCGGGATATCAAAGTGGATTAGAAACAGGAGATTTAGAATTTACAGCTTACTGCGCCTTCTTTGAATGTTGCCATTCATATTATATGGGTAAGGAACTGGAGGAAACGGAAAATAAGATGGCTACCTATAGCCAAGCAATAAAGCAATTGAAGCAACAAATTCCGTTTTATTGGAACGAAATGTATCGGCAGTCAATTTTAAATTTGCTCGCTCGTTCTCCCAATCTATGCTATTTACAAGGTGAAGCCTGCGATGAGGAGCAATTACTACCGATTCTTACTCAAGCTAATGACCGACTGGGACTTCATATATTCTATTCAAATAAACTGATTCTTGGCTATTTATTTGAAAAGTATGCTTTAGCATTAGAAAATGCTAATATAGCTGTTCAGTATTTAGATGGAGTAACGGGAATGTTCGCTATTCCTATCTTCCATTTTTACGATTCTTTAGTCCAGCTTGCTTTAGGAATTAATGGAGTAAAATCCGAGCAAGATGTTTTGCTCGATCGGGTAATAGCTAACCAAGAAAAATTGAAAAAATGGGCAGATTATGCCCCGATGAATTATTTACATAAATTTCACCTAGTTGAAGCCGAACGCTTGCGGGTAGTAGGGGCTGATTTTGAAGCGATGGAATATTACGATTTGGCGATCGAAGGAGCAACGGCAAATGAATATATCCAAGAAGAAGCGATCGCTTGTGAATTAGCTGGAAAATTTTATGAATCTCTGCATAAAGAATTTATTGCACAAGCCTACCTTACTAAAGCCTACTATGCTTATGCTCGTTGGGGAGCTAAAGCCAAAGTAGATGATTTAGAAACACGCTATCCCCAATTACTTGCTCCCATCCTGACAGCGACCAAAACTACCTCCAAAATTAGTCAGACACTTACTTATATTAAGACTAATACAGTTAGTTCTACGAGTTGGGAGACTTCAGTTATTTTTGATTTGGGAACTGTCCTCAAAGCATCTCAAAACCTTTCCGATGAGATCGAACTCGATAAGTTACTCACAACAGTGATGCAAGTAGTGTTGGAAAATGCTGGCGCTACAAGTGGTTCTTTGATTTTACCTGAATCCGAGCAATGGTATATTGCTGCTACTATTAATGCCGACAGCAGACTCAAACAACCTGTTTGGGCCTTGTTATCATCAATTACAGTAGAAGATAGTCAATTGATTCCTGAAAAGATCGTCAACTATGTCAAACATACCAAAAAAACCTTAGTAATTGATGATGTAGCAGCGGCAACAACATGGACAGATGATTATTACATTCAATTACATAAACCCCAATCAATTTTGTGTGCAACTCTGCTGAATCAAGGTGAATTGATTGGAATTTTGTACTTAGAAAATTGCTTAACCAAAGCAGCTTTTACGCGAGAACGCTTAGAAGTGTTAAAAGTGTTGTGTTCTCAAGCGGCGATCGCTCTAAAAAATGCCAGACTTTATCAGGATTTGCAGCGATCGGAAGCGCGAGAGCGAGAAAAAGCGGAGCAACTAGCAAAATCGCTACAAGAGTTACAATCAGCGCAACTGCAACTGATTCAAAGTGAAAAAATGTCAGTTTTGGGCAATTTAATGGCGGGCTTAGCCCATGAAATTAACAACCCAGTCGGGTTTATTGCTGGGAACGTCGAGCAGGCTAATACGGCGCTCCAAGATTTGCTGGAATACTTGCAATTGTATCAAGAAAAATTCCCCAATCCAGGAGAAGAAATAACGGAAAAAGCGGAAGAGATTGAGTTAGAATATATTTTAGAAGATTTGCCGCAAATGCTCTCGTCGATGAAAGCCGGGACCGATCGGATTCGCGAGATCGGTGGGTCGTTGCGAAACTTCTCCCGCGCCGATACCTCAACGAAAGTGTTAGCCAATCTGCATGAGGGTATTGATAGTACTTTGATGATTTTACAATATCGATTGAAAGCAAAGGATACTCGTCCGGCGATTGAGGTGATTAAGGAATATGGAGAAATTCCGCAAATAAAATGCTATTTCGGACAGTTGAATCAGGTATTTATGAATATTTTGGGAAATGCGATCGATGCTTTGGATGAAGCAAATCAGGGGCGTTCTTTTGCTGAAATTGCAGCCAATCCCAATCAGATTACTATTCGCACTGAAGTTTTAGAAGCGGAAACTGCTGTCGTTATTCGCATCAAAGATAATGGCAGTGGAATGTCAGATGAGGTAAAAGAGCAGGTATTTGACCATTTATTTACTACGAAAGCAGTGGGGAAAGGAACAGGTTTGGGGTTGTCTATTTCGCGTCAGATTGTGGAAGAAAAGCATGGAGGTAAGCTGAGTTGTATTTCTGCGCCAGAAGAGGGGACGGAATTTGCGATTCAGATTCCAATTTAG
- a CDS encoding alpha-E domain-containing protein, with the protein MLSRVADSIYWLNRYVERAENIARFINANVNLILDSPTGVAQQWEPLVLTTGDLPVFQNRYGEATAENVIQFLTFDRDNANSIISCLRSARENARSIREIISSEMWEQVNTFYFMVQDAAEGQATFEPQHFFKEVKLASHLFAGVMDATMTHNEGWHFGQMGRFLERADKTARILDVKYFLLLPSVKDVGTTLDELQWMGLLRSASAYEMYRKCQHRITPTGVAEFLILDREFPRSIRFCLMQAERSLHQITGSSPGTWSNPAERSLGRLRSELDYLSIEEIVQMGLHECLNDLQQQIYGVGNNIFETFFALKPIS; encoded by the coding sequence ATGCTTAGTCGCGTTGCAGATTCTATCTACTGGCTTAATCGTTATGTTGAACGGGCAGAAAATATTGCTCGTTTTATCAATGCAAATGTCAATCTAATTCTGGATTCCCCTACGGGTGTGGCGCAGCAGTGGGAACCGTTGGTGCTGACCACTGGCGACTTGCCTGTATTTCAGAATCGTTACGGGGAAGCTACAGCCGAAAATGTAATTCAGTTTCTCACTTTCGATCGCGATAATGCCAACTCTATCATTTCCTGCCTTCGCTCTGCCAGAGAAAATGCTCGATCTATTCGAGAAATCATTTCTTCAGAGATGTGGGAACAGGTGAATACTTTTTATTTCATGGTGCAAGATGCAGCCGAAGGACAAGCCACTTTTGAACCGCAACATTTTTTTAAAGAAGTAAAACTGGCTAGCCACCTATTTGCTGGTGTGATGGATGCCACCATGACTCATAATGAAGGTTGGCATTTCGGTCAAATGGGGCGGTTTCTAGAACGCGCAGATAAAACTGCTCGAATTTTAGATGTGAAATATTTCCTGCTTCTACCTTCGGTAAAAGATGTAGGCACCACGCTGGATGAATTGCAGTGGATGGGATTATTGCGATCGGCTAGTGCTTACGAAATGTATCGCAAATGCCAACATCGCATTACACCAACTGGTGTGGCGGAATTTCTAATTTTAGATCGAGAGTTTCCGCGATCGATTCGATTTTGTCTGATGCAGGCGGAGCGATCTTTACATCAAATTACCGGATCTTCTCCCGGCACCTGGAGTAACCCCGCAGAACGTTCTTTGGGTCGATTGCGTTCTGAATTGGACTATTTATCCATTGAAGAAATCGTTCAAATGGGATTGCATGAATGTCTCAACGACTTGCAGCAGCAAATTTATGGCGTCGGCAACAACATTTTTGAAACCTTCTTTGCGTTAAAACCCATTAGTTAA
- the lgt gene encoding prolipoprotein diacylglyceryl transferase codes for MDFGISILPLAFQFASPGPIFFQLGPLTIRWYGLLIASAVLIGVTLSGYLAKRRNINPDLPGELAIWLVVGAIPSARLYYVLFQWSEYAKNPADIIAIWKGGIAIHGAILGGIVAALIFARVQKVSFWQLADLVAPSLILGQAIGRWGNFFNSEAYGSPTDLPWKVYIPFESRLPGYRNFEYFHPTFLYESLWDLMVFGILLTLFFRSLKGNPRLKVGTLALLYLVFYSIGRFWIEGLRTDSLMLGPLRMAQMVSIVGIVLGLASLAWLYLLRRSLPDTVTANHNQSDNDEG; via the coding sequence CTCCAGGGCCGATTTTCTTTCAGCTTGGGCCACTAACCATCCGCTGGTACGGTCTGTTGATCGCCTCAGCAGTATTGATTGGGGTAACCCTTTCCGGGTACTTAGCCAAGCGCCGTAACATCAACCCAGACTTACCGGGCGAACTGGCAATCTGGCTTGTGGTTGGAGCAATTCCCTCCGCCCGACTTTATTACGTATTATTTCAGTGGTCAGAATACGCCAAGAACCCAGCTGATATCATCGCCATTTGGAAAGGTGGTATTGCCATTCACGGTGCTATCTTGGGCGGCATAGTAGCGGCTTTAATCTTTGCACGAGTTCAAAAAGTCTCATTCTGGCAATTAGCAGATCTAGTCGCTCCCTCTCTAATTCTAGGTCAGGCGATCGGACGCTGGGGCAATTTCTTCAATTCAGAAGCTTACGGATCTCCCACAGATTTGCCCTGGAAAGTTTATATTCCCTTTGAGAGCCGTCTGCCGGGATATAGAAATTTTGAATACTTCCATCCCACCTTCCTCTATGAGTCCCTATGGGATTTAATGGTGTTTGGGATACTGCTCACCCTCTTCTTTCGCTCTCTGAAGGGAAATCCCCGCCTCAAGGTGGGAACCCTGGCACTGCTTTACCTTGTGTTTTACAGCATCGGTCGCTTCTGGATTGAAGGATTGCGAACCGATAGCCTAATGCTAGGGCCTCTGCGTATGGCTCAAATGGTGAGTATAGTGGGTATTGTCCTGGGATTAGCAAGTTTGGCTTGGCTTTACCTTTTGAGGCGATCGCTTCCCGATACAGTCACAGCTAATCATAACCAATCGGACAATGACGAAGGGTAA
- a CDS encoding ester cyclase, protein MSIEQKKEIVLRYYEEFDNGNLDKIEDMLSPNFVAHFPGSPASLNREKFKEFCLMFRSAFPDIRHSFEDILVEEDKVVTRGIFAATHKGKLQGFPPTGKQVTVSFIHIDCIVDGKIAEHWGEADMMGMLQQLGTIILPIQLVLQGLKIGALVLTVLCLISFLMTKY, encoded by the coding sequence ATGTCTATCGAACAGAAAAAAGAAATTGTCCTTCGATATTATGAGGAGTTCGACAATGGCAATTTAGACAAGATAGAGGATATGCTCAGTCCCAACTTTGTCGCTCATTTTCCCGGCTCGCCTGCATCGCTAAATCGCGAAAAATTTAAAGAGTTTTGCCTCATGTTCCGCTCCGCTTTCCCAGATATTCGCCACAGCTTTGAAGATATCCTTGTAGAGGAAGATAAAGTTGTCACCCGTGGGATATTTGCTGCCACCCATAAAGGAAAACTGCAAGGTTTCCCTCCAACAGGTAAGCAGGTTACGGTATCATTCATTCACATAGACTGCATTGTAGATGGAAAGATTGCGGAACATTGGGGAGAAGCTGACATGATGGGGATGTTGCAGCAACTCGGTACGATTATCTTGCCAATTCAGCTTGTTTTGCAGGGATTGAAAATTGGCGCGCTCGTCTTAACAGTTCTATGTCTCATCAGTTTCTTAATGACCAAATATTAA
- a CDS encoding four helix bundle protein, with translation MSISSYRDLKVWQVGMEVADQIYQLTDSFPKQEIYGLSSQMQRAAVSIPSNIAEGHARNYTKEFLHHISIALGSLAELETQLIIAARRPYIQNKADIETLFHKMEELGKMLRGLQNSLENKLKRDNKPRTEN, from the coding sequence ATGAGCATAAGCAGCTATCGAGATCTCAAGGTTTGGCAAGTCGGCATGGAAGTGGCAGACCAGATTTATCAGCTAACGGACAGCTTTCCAAAGCAGGAGATATACGGTTTAAGCAGTCAAATGCAACGGGCTGCTGTATCGATTCCTTCTAACATAGCTGAAGGACACGCGAGAAACTATACCAAGGAGTTCTTGCATCACATCTCCATCGCGCTGGGTTCGCTTGCCGAATTAGAAACTCAACTAATCATAGCTGCACGACGGCCTTATATTCAAAACAAGGCCGATATTGAAACACTTTTTCATAAGATGGAAGAATTGGGCAAAATGCTTCGCGGACTACAGAACTCTTTGGAAAATAAACTAAAAAGAGACAACAAACCGAGGACTGAAAACTAG
- a CDS encoding proteasome-type protease — MTYCLGIITRFGLVMAADSRTNAGVDYISTYQKLFDFSYPGERAILMCTSGNLSMTQAVLTLIRKDLKAQEEANIHSLPNLYEIARYIGSKIRQIQEQDRAWLQKDNIDFKCSILLGGQIRGEEPELYLIYSQGNFIQATQETPFLQIGETKYGKPILDRTLNFDTPLEACAKCALLSIDSTMKSNISVGPPISMVMYETDALAIRHKLQLRLGDPYLAKVRKWWEESLRNAFDHMPDIEWQYYQESSQEDVVID, encoded by the coding sequence ATGACTTATTGCCTTGGCATTATTACCCGCTTTGGTCTCGTTATGGCTGCTGACTCTCGCACTAATGCGGGTGTAGATTACATTTCAACCTACCAAAAACTATTCGATTTCTCCTATCCTGGAGAGCGGGCGATTCTGATGTGTACTTCGGGAAACCTGTCAATGACCCAGGCAGTGCTTACCTTAATCCGCAAGGATCTCAAAGCTCAAGAAGAAGCCAATATTCACTCCCTACCAAATTTGTACGAAATTGCTCGTTATATCGGTAGCAAAATTCGCCAGATTCAGGAGCAAGACAGAGCTTGGTTACAAAAAGACAACATCGATTTCAAATGCAGCATTCTCCTGGGCGGACAAATTAGAGGAGAAGAACCCGAACTTTATCTGATTTACAGCCAGGGTAATTTTATTCAAGCTACGCAGGAAACACCTTTTTTACAGATAGGTGAAACTAAATACGGCAAACCAATTTTAGACCGCACCCTCAATTTTGACACCCCCTTAGAAGCCTGCGCTAAATGTGCCCTGCTTTCGATCGACTCGACGATGAAGTCAAACATTTCTGTCGGGCCACCAATTAGCATGGTAATGTACGAAACTGACGCTCTTGCTATTCGGCATAAACTGCAATTGCGTCTGGGAGATCCTTATCTAGCTAAGGTTCGCAAGTGGTGGGAAGAGTCGCTGAGAAACGCTTTCGATCATATGCCAGATATCGAATGGCAATACTATCAGGAATCATCTCAAGAAGATGTTGTGATTGATTAA